The DNA region AGCACTGATGTGGTGCTGCTTCCGTGGCTCCACAGCTATACCACCACCCATGGCTGCTTTAAGTGTTGGAGAATACTCAGGACTCAAACAAGAAGTTCTCATGCAAATACCAGCTTGTAAAGTTCATCTGATGGATGAAGGAGAAGCTCTTGAACTGTCTCAAGGGCACTTCATGATCATCAAAACCTTTGAAGAGAATGTGTCTCTGGCTACAATCATAAAAGTAGGAGATGATCTTCAGTGGCCTTTGACAAAAGATATGCCAGTAGTGAAGTTAGATTCTCTCCATTACCTGTTTTCCTTGCTTGTGAAAAATGGTGAGCCTCTCAGCTATGGTGTGACCTTTTCAGAGGCTAGTTTGGGAAGCTTGAGTTTGCTGGACTCGTTCCTGAAGGACCACTCTTGCTTTTCTGGCTTGAATTTGAGCAAGAAGAACAATCTAGATTGGAGGGAGTTTGCTCCAAAGGTTGATGATTACAATCATTTTCTGGCCAAGGCAATCGCAGGAGGGACTGGTCAGATTGTGAAGGGCATCTTCATATGCAGCAATGCTTACAGCAATAAGGTTTGGTTCTCTAGTTGAATTACTAGATTAATTCAGtgcttttcactttttattttatgatactTGAACCTTATAATTTCTTGAGGCTAGAAAAGTGTGACTGTGACAGAAAGGATTACTAGTAgcatattctttttaatatgctcttttgttattagttaaaatttattagaaattacaaaATCATGAGTGAGACTTGTAAGTATAGAACtcataaaattttgtgatttctaatcaattttaaccaataatgaAATGTATTCAAAAGAGTGTTTACCATTATTTCTGAATGATAAAGttgaagagaggaaaaaaaaaaggaaagacaacTAAAAAGCTATTTGTAAAGTATATCACtaaattttatctaaaactTGTTCGGTGGAAAATCACCAGGTCCAGAAAGGAGGGGAAACGATCCTAAATAGTTCTACACGTGAGAAAAATGGTGTTGTAGCCAGGGAAAGTATGAGCTACAAGACTGCCAGTGCCTCAAAGAAGAACAAGATTAATAAAAACCTCAAACGGTATTCAAAGAATGGCACTGGACACATATGAATCACAATACCTAGTGCACATGTGAATGAGTTACCATTAATTGTCTTTTGTATTTGCATTATAGTGTGAGGAAGCTGTCCAAGATGACAGAAAAGTTAAGCAAATCTGTGCTTAATGGTGTTGGTATAGTTAGTGGATCAGTGATGGCTCCTGTGGTT from Glycine soja cultivar W05 chromosome 8, ASM419377v2, whole genome shotgun sequence includes:
- the LOC114424329 gene encoding senescence/dehydration-associated protein At4g35985, chloroplastic-like — translated: MWCCFRGSTAIPPPMAALSVGEYSGLKQEVLMQIPACKVHLMDEGEALELSQGHFMIIKTFEENVSLATIIKVGDDLQWPLTKDMPVVKLDSLHYLFSLLVKNGEPLSYGVTFSEASLGSLSLLDSFLKDHSCFSGLNLSKKNNLDWREFAPKVDDYNHFLAKAIAGGTGQIVKGIFICSNAYSNKVQKGGETILNSSTREKNGVVARESMSYKTASASKKNKINKNLKRVRKLSKMTEKLSKSVLNGVGIVSGSVMAPVVKSQSGKAFLRMLPGEVLLASLDAVNKVLDAAEAAEKQTLSATSKAASRVVSNRFGESAGEATEHVFATAGHAANTAWNVFKIRKAFTPASSATNGVLKHAAKISSFKH